The following coding sequences are from one Arthrobacter sp. PvP023 window:
- a CDS encoding DUF456 domain-containing protein, protein MNPEILVTVLCGLAIVVGVAGTVIPVLPGSILIGLSLLAWAIWGGAGTAGWVVFGVGLAFVLAGMAASAVLTGRKLREHRIPSRSVAVGLVLGVVGMFLIPVVGLFVGFAAGLLLSESHRTRDFRTAMTTSWAALKATGVGMLVEFGLACLAASTWIIGVWVAAVS, encoded by the coding sequence ATGAACCCCGAGATCCTCGTGACTGTCCTCTGCGGCCTTGCCATCGTCGTGGGGGTGGCCGGCACCGTTATCCCCGTGCTGCCGGGCAGCATCCTCATTGGACTCAGCCTGCTGGCCTGGGCCATCTGGGGCGGCGCTGGAACCGCCGGTTGGGTGGTCTTCGGGGTGGGGCTGGCCTTCGTGCTGGCCGGAATGGCTGCCAGCGCCGTGCTCACGGGACGCAAGCTCAGGGAGCACCGCATCCCCAGCCGCAGCGTGGCGGTGGGGCTGGTCCTCGGCGTGGTGGGCATGTTCCTGATCCCGGTGGTGGGCCTTTTCGTGGGCTTCGCTGCCGGACTGCTGCTCAGCGAATCACACCGCACCCGTGATTTCCGGACCGCCATGACCACCAGCTGGGCAGCATTGAAAGCAACAGGCGTTGGCATGCTGGTGGAGTTCGGCCTGGCCTGCCTCGCCGCGAGCACCTGGATCATCGGTGTCTGGGTGGCCGCGGTCAGTTAG
- a CDS encoding nuclear transport factor 2 family protein, which produces MNDAIVQWMEKYITAWTTNKPDDIRALFTEDAVYATRPNDPDAWRGHEQIVERWLTAADEPDEWTFEWSPLGSDGDLHFVQGRTTYLGDRPSYENLWVVRLGPDGRAAAFTEWFMERKV; this is translated from the coding sequence ATGAACGATGCAATCGTGCAGTGGATGGAAAAGTACATCACGGCGTGGACCACCAATAAGCCTGATGACATCCGGGCGCTCTTTACCGAGGACGCCGTGTACGCCACGCGGCCCAACGACCCGGATGCGTGGCGCGGGCACGAGCAGATCGTGGAACGCTGGCTGACCGCGGCGGACGAGCCCGACGAATGGACCTTCGAGTGGTCGCCACTGGGCTCGGACGGTGACCTGCATTTTGTCCAGGGGCGCACCACGTATCTGGGGGACCGTCCCAGCTATGAGAACCTCTGGGTGGTCCGGCTCGGACCGGACGGGCGCGCCGCGGCCTTCACCGAATGGTTCATGGAGCGCAAGGTCTAG
- a CDS encoding LysE family translocator — protein sequence MNSQLFLAFLVVAGALACTPGVDWAYSIAAGLKERSFVPAVAGLCGGYVLHTVLMVAGLAALLAGLPGVLGWLTVAGAAYLLWLGFGTIRSWRGATFGAGVASPESSMAGGPAVSAAAPAESNQFRTFLQGVGTSGINPKGLLFFVALVPQFVSPEASLPVPVQSALLGLTFVLLVAVVYTCVALLSRKLLHSRPGAARRVTLASGIIMVALGTVLLSEQLIPLAAGIAWQ from the coding sequence GTGAATTCCCAGTTGTTCCTTGCATTCCTGGTGGTGGCCGGCGCCTTGGCCTGCACGCCCGGCGTGGACTGGGCCTACTCCATCGCGGCCGGCCTGAAAGAGCGCAGTTTCGTCCCCGCAGTGGCCGGGCTCTGCGGCGGCTATGTCCTGCACACGGTGCTGATGGTGGCCGGACTGGCCGCCTTGCTCGCCGGCCTTCCGGGCGTCCTCGGCTGGCTGACCGTGGCCGGAGCCGCATATCTGCTGTGGCTGGGCTTCGGCACCATCCGGTCATGGCGCGGCGCCACCTTCGGCGCCGGAGTCGCGTCCCCGGAAAGTTCGATGGCGGGAGGCCCGGCGGTCAGCGCCGCCGCGCCGGCGGAGTCCAACCAGTTCCGCACCTTCCTCCAGGGCGTGGGCACCAGCGGGATCAATCCCAAGGGGCTGCTGTTCTTCGTGGCGCTGGTTCCCCAGTTCGTCAGCCCGGAGGCGTCCCTGCCCGTTCCGGTGCAGTCCGCGCTGCTGGGCCTGACGTTCGTCCTGCTGGTGGCTGTCGTGTACACCTGCGTGGCGCTGCTGTCCCGGAAACTGCTGCACTCGCGGCCCGGGGCCGCCCGGCGGGTGACCCTTGCCAGCGGGATCATCATGGTGGCGCTGGGGACGGTGCTGCTGTCAGAGCAGCTGATTCCCCTGGCAGCCGGGATCGCCTGGCAGTAG
- a CDS encoding Lrp/AsnC family transcriptional regulator, producing MIDHIDRNILRHLKEDGRMTATALASKVGLTVAPCHRRLRDLESTGVIRGYRADIDPAAVGLGFEAIVFVTLRQVDRPTMEIFENRVADNPNIVEAQRLFGSPDYLLKVIAEDLPAYQRFYDAELTSLPGVERLTSTLVMKSLKSNAGPPV from the coding sequence GTGATTGACCACATTGACAGAAATATCTTGCGCCACCTCAAAGAGGACGGCCGGATGACGGCCACCGCACTGGCCTCAAAGGTGGGATTGACGGTGGCGCCGTGCCACCGGCGGCTGCGCGACCTGGAGTCGACGGGGGTGATCCGGGGCTACCGTGCGGACATCGACCCGGCCGCCGTCGGGCTCGGGTTTGAGGCGATCGTTTTCGTGACGCTGCGGCAGGTGGACAGGCCCACCATGGAGATCTTCGAGAACCGGGTGGCGGACAATCCCAACATCGTGGAAGCGCAGCGGCTGTTCGGCTCGCCGGACTACCTCCTGAAGGTGATCGCGGAGGATCTGCCCGCCTACCAGCGCTTCTACGACGCCGAGCTCACCTCGTTGCCCGGCGTGGAGCGGCTGACGTCAACGCTGGTGATGAAGAGCCTGAAGTCGAACGCCGGCCCGCCGGTTTAG
- a CDS encoding WXG100 family type VII secretion target: MAGNFYGADVAQLRQLAKDLAKGASRLEQLGQQLGGSIASSPWKGNDGERFRSDWNGSHAKTLRAAAAGIHSASKALLQNAEQQDRASTGSAGGGAGGSGGPGTGGNSPTDGAAQELTDRLNGMTPEERYDYLDSDEFRNWALANPDAAKAALDAAADSGLISKNSPEYSAFLTDYWNQQAMRDMGIDPADWDTSKGTEYNWETIKKVYDFYGQAYLSNPDLQWAGMANMIGPSFAGGFKDMAMMRDLAQQIVDNPASDIPLPMLDQIEQLAGMTDQEIKFYETSMLDMNKEIFLDQARQHQAYMTGGLDEIKRLRDSGVIDHPTARAWSQIDSGEPAQVQEGNTALLYREQNEIIADDYDAMRSHAGGEAVTYMVTLAGEPSIPGAKSYPEVFPYKFSVESPGPENVPFTNWDNPAQFRTDFTTGFPDGNIANADQRWALIEQDTLPAYQNLLATDPARAQQIIGSDFNDRVDQYRPTNNIPGIMDRFASGFDAEVHQ; this comes from the coding sequence GTGGCGGGGAACTTCTACGGTGCGGACGTCGCACAGCTACGCCAGCTCGCGAAGGATCTGGCGAAAGGTGCAAGCCGGCTGGAGCAGCTGGGGCAACAGTTGGGCGGCTCCATCGCCTCCAGCCCCTGGAAAGGCAACGACGGCGAGCGTTTCCGCAGCGACTGGAACGGCTCACACGCGAAGACACTCAGGGCTGCGGCGGCGGGCATCCACAGCGCATCCAAAGCGCTGCTGCAGAACGCCGAGCAGCAGGACCGGGCCAGCACCGGTTCAGCAGGCGGCGGCGCGGGCGGCTCGGGCGGCCCCGGCACCGGTGGCAATTCTCCGACGGACGGCGCCGCCCAGGAACTGACGGACCGGCTCAACGGCATGACGCCGGAGGAACGCTATGACTACCTGGACAGTGACGAGTTTAGGAACTGGGCGCTTGCTAACCCCGACGCAGCGAAGGCCGCCCTCGACGCGGCTGCCGACTCCGGGCTGATTAGCAAGAACTCGCCGGAGTATTCGGCCTTCCTCACGGACTATTGGAACCAGCAGGCCATGCGGGACATGGGCATCGACCCCGCCGACTGGGATACTTCCAAGGGCACGGAGTACAACTGGGAGACCATCAAGAAGGTCTACGATTTCTACGGCCAGGCGTATCTGTCCAACCCAGACCTCCAGTGGGCGGGCATGGCCAACATGATCGGCCCGTCATTTGCCGGCGGATTCAAGGACATGGCCATGATGCGGGACCTCGCCCAGCAGATCGTGGACAACCCGGCCTCGGACATTCCGCTTCCCATGCTGGATCAGATCGAGCAGCTTGCAGGCATGACCGACCAGGAGATCAAGTTCTACGAAACCAGCATGCTGGACATGAACAAGGAGATCTTCCTTGACCAGGCCCGGCAGCACCAGGCTTATATGACTGGCGGACTGGACGAAATCAAGCGGCTCCGAGACTCCGGTGTGATCGATCACCCGACAGCACGCGCCTGGTCACAGATCGACTCCGGCGAACCCGCCCAGGTGCAGGAAGGCAACACCGCACTCCTGTACCGCGAGCAAAACGAAATCATCGCCGACGACTACGACGCCATGCGCAGCCACGCTGGCGGGGAGGCAGTGACGTACATGGTCACTCTGGCCGGCGAACCGTCCATCCCGGGCGCGAAAAGCTACCCCGAGGTGTTCCCCTACAAGTTCAGCGTGGAAAGCCCCGGCCCGGAGAACGTGCCCTTCACCAATTGGGACAATCCCGCCCAGTTCCGCACGGACTTCACCACGGGCTTTCCGGACGGTAATATCGCCAACGCCGACCAGCGCTGGGCCCTCATCGAGCAGGACACCCTGCCGGCCTACCAGAACCTCCTGGCCACCGACCCCGCGCGTGCCCAGCAGATCATCGGCTCCGACTTCAACGACCGCGTGGACCAGTACCGCCCCACCAACAATATTCCGGGCATCATGGACCGCTTCGCCTCCGGCTTCGACGCGGAGGTGCACCAGTGA
- a CDS encoding Lrp/AsnC family transcriptional regulator, protein MVRLQELDPTDRRILAALDDDPRVPIMVLAQKLGLARGTVQSRLERMTASGALRPNSSRVLPSALGRGVAAAVSAELDQSHLNEAIAALRKIPEVLECHAPAGDTDLLIRVVAKSPDDLYRVSEEIRLCPGIVRTSTSMFLREVIPYRTTGLLDA, encoded by the coding sequence GTGGTCAGATTGCAGGAACTCGATCCAACGGACCGGCGGATCCTTGCCGCACTGGACGACGACCCCCGCGTGCCCATCATGGTGCTGGCACAGAAGCTGGGCCTGGCGCGCGGAACTGTACAGTCGCGCCTGGAACGGATGACGGCGTCGGGCGCCCTCCGCCCCAACAGCAGCCGTGTGCTGCCTTCCGCGCTCGGCCGGGGCGTCGCCGCAGCGGTGAGCGCCGAACTTGACCAGAGCCATCTGAACGAGGCCATCGCCGCGCTGCGCAAGATCCCCGAAGTCCTGGAATGCCACGCGCCGGCCGGCGACACCGATCTCCTCATCCGGGTGGTCGCCAAAAGCCCGGATGACCTCTACCGGGTGTCCGAGGAAATCCGCCTCTGCCCCGGCATCGTTCGCACCTCCACCAGCATGTTCCTGCGCGAGGTCATCCCGTACCGAACCACCGGACTGTTGGACGCCTGA